The following nucleotide sequence is from Ferroacidibacillus organovorans.
GGAACCGTTGCGGATGGAACAGCGATGCTCGACGAACTGAGCGGACAGTGGTATACGGTTGCGAATGGAAGTGTGACGCTTCCGCTTGGGGCGTATCAAGGTGCGCTTCTAATCGCGAATCCGAGCGCGCCGGTCGCCATGATGCAGAGTACATCGACAAACACGTGGCTGCAGTGGACGCCTGTGGCGGGTGCACGCGGCTATCGCGTGTATGTGAAGCGTTCGGATGGAACGTATCAACCTGTCGGGAAGAAACTGTCGCGTGACACGCTGCGTCTCGATGTAACGACGCTGCGTAGCGCACGGGCGAATGTGTTTCGCGTGCTCGCGCTAACGGGAGACGGAAAGGGTGAAGCGGGGGATGGCCAGGGATTGGCACAAAACCCAGCGAGTTCATGTGCAGTGACTGTACCGGCGGCCAATCTCTCGATCGGACAACCGATTGCGACGGTGAAAAAGCAAAAAGTGAAGATCACACTGCCGGCGGTCGCGAGTGCGAGTGCGTATAAAGTTTATGAAAAGACGAGTGACGGCTCATACGGTTTGATTGAAACCGTTCCGGCGGCGCAGGACAGCCAAGGGGAAGATGCGCAGGGGGCGGCGAACAAAGCAAACGGTGCCGATCTGCGTCAGGTGGTTCTGCGGGTTCCCGCGAGTGGTTCGCTCGTATTTGAAGTGGCCGCGCAGAACCAAGATGACTATGTGGTGACACAGCCTGTGACGGCGACGGTTGCAATACCTCCGCAAACGCCGCCCGTCAAGTAGGCGATTGAAGAACTCGACAAGATGGCATCCACTCGCTAGAGTGTGGGTGTCATCTTTTTTTAGGAGCGCTTTGGATGCGAGATATTCTTTTTCCAGTGGGCTGGGAGATCGCTTTACCGGAGTTTTTTGCAGAGCGGGGCCAGCGTGTGTGCGCGGTTTCGCAGTTGCGCCAGGGCAGTTTTGGCACGCTTTATCGCCTCGCTGTGGAGAATGGGCGGGGAGTGATGGATCATTATGTGATGAAGCACCTTGGGGAGTATCACGACCTTGAACGTGTCATCGCACCGCTTACCGCGCGAGAACTTTCGCCTTTCGCCGTGCCGATTGTCGGAGTCATCCACAGTGAGCGAGGCTATGCCACCCTCGCGCCAGACCGCGGGTTGCCTGTGCGTGAAAAACGTCCGCTTTCCGTCGATGCGCTCACGCGGATTGTGGATCACCTTGTTGCGATGCATATCACCCTTTCCGATCGTGCTGGGCTATGGCATCAGCAAGGCATATTGCCGACGCTCACTGTTGCCGATACGCGCGCGTGGATGGAGACGGGCTATCAAGCCTGTCGCGCCGCGCTCAGGGGTGAACGCGTGGATTGGGAGAAAGAGGCGGCGCATATCGCGTGGTTTTGTGAGCAACGCGAAAGTTTACAGGTGGAACGTTTTACGATGACGCATGGAGATGCGCATCTTGGCAATCTGTTTGATCAGGATGGGCGTCTGGAGTGGATCGATTGGGCGTTTGCCGCGTATGCGCCGCCTCAACGGGATCTTGCGGTGCTCGTGCAGGATCTCGCAGAGGAAACGCTACACGACATGTTGCGTGAACGGATGGTCACAGGGTATGCGCGAGCGGGTTGGGATATTGATCGACAGGCTTTTGCGCGGGCGTATGCGGCTGCCTTCTTTGAGAACACCTGGATGATGATCGGATTTGATTTGCAGGCGCGCTTGGATGAGACGACGGAAGCGCAGAGAAAAACCCGCGCGCTCCAGAAGCTGTCCTGGATCGCGCGGGCGTGGGCTGAGATGACACGGTAAATGCGAAAAGGGGTTCGCTGTGAGTCTTCGCCTAATTGGACGAGCCGTTCGGCAGGGAAAATGACTTGATTTGCGCCTGATCGCTCGCGTTGCCGAGATATCCGAGGTTGAAGTTCTTCTCAATTGTGCGGAGCAGATTGTAATGGTCCGCCCACGTGTTTATCACGAAGTGGTGTGGGTAGGCGCTGTCGATCATGATGAGCGGGACCTGTCCACCGCCGTATGCACCGCCGCTCCAGTTGATGAATCCGTCGACCTGACCTGCAGGAAGGATCGGGGAGTCGGGGCCGGGTGCTGTAAACACGCTGGTCTCTTGCGCTGTCGGCGTGCCTGATGGATATTCACTCTCGTCCCAAACGATGTAAATCACAGACTTTGAGGTTTTAAAGCTCTTTGAATCCATGATCTCATTGACTGTGCTTTTGACGAATGCGTCGCCTGCCGCATAGAGCTTGTTCGGATCGCTATATGGTGCGGTCGCGCCAGGTCCCGGGGGTTGACCGTGCATGTCATTGATGACGTTTGGGCTGATCCAGGCGAAATTTGGAACATGGTTTGTGGCGAGGTCGCTCGCGAGTTGATGGAATGGGACAAGGTTCAGGTTTTGCTTTGTATTGCGGATGCTTGGAATGAAAAAGAACGGGTTGTGTTTCGCCGCGTAGAGTGCATTGGAAGGCGTCTGGCTGGGGCTTGCAGTCGATGGAAGGTTGTCAGGATACCAGCAGCCCGCATAGCCAGGATAAGGCATGCTCTGCATGTAACCTTTCCAGGTATCGTGGTGTGCAATAAGCTGATCCGCCAGAGACGTGTGGTCAAAAATCTGCGTTGGATCGTCGCTGTTTGAACCCCAGTTGTTTCCCGTGATGGATGCGATGTAATTGACGAGACTCTCATGAGTGACTCCGTAGTAGTTGTTCTCGTAACCGTAGGACTGGATGAGATGATTGATAAAAGGCAACTGTGGGTTATTGATGATTTGCGCTGTTCCTTGATTCTCCATCATGATGACATAGACGTGTTGAAACGGCTTGGCACTTTGCTCAGGTGCCTTGTGCGCAGATTTTGCCATGGATGGCGTGAGCGACGCAAGCGTGAGCACAATCGTTGCGCCAATACCGACCCATCTCTTTTGAATGTTCATCGTATTCTCCCCTATCTTATCGCGAGATCTTACGCTGTCATTATAAGGATAGGGGAGACGCACCTAGGTGAATGGCTCGTTAAGGATCTGTTAAGGAAATGTATTTGCCGCTTGATCATCGGGTGTTCCACGCGCGCCATCGAGTATAATCTTTGGTTCACTCGACGTGAGAAACGCATACCAGCGATTGCGAAAGCGCACCTGGGGAGCGTCTGCCGGAACATGCGCCTCCATGCGCAACGCCTCGGGAATTGGGCGTGGATGCTGGCTCTCCACAACCGCCTGATCTTCGCGCAAGATCTTTTGGCTATAGCGTGAGAACACAGTGTTTACCATTGGAATTTTGCGCGCGAACGTGCGTCCGGCGTAGCCGTAGATGGCCGTTTGATTCGTATCGATGGGCGTGAAGGTGACATAGTTGATGAATGCGTTTTTGCCTTCTTGCGTTGGGCGCAATAGCCATTGCTGAGGAAAGCGATACTCAAGTGTACCGCCGCCATTGACGATGGTGATAGTATCTCGCTCGGAAACGTCGAATTGGAGATCCGCAATTTCCGGTTTCAGGGTGCGGCCGATCGTTTTTTTATGCACAAAAGCGAGATGCGCCACATCGAGCACACTCTCGATGACGCGCGTCAGATGGGCAGACCACGTTTGTTCATAGGGAGCGAGTGTAAAGCGAGGGTTTTCGAGTTCCTCGAAAACAGGTAATGGCGCAGGTCGCGCCTCTCGTTTTGCTTGCGGATAAACCCAGATCAAGCCACCGCGCTCGATGACCGGATACGCAGTCACTTTTGCAAAGTCAGGAATGGGCCGGTTCGGATGTGCCGGAATATCGACGCAGTCGCCCTGTTCATTAAACACCCAACCGTGGTAGGCGCAGACAATTCCTTTGGCTGTACAGTGTCCGAGGGAGAGATCCGCACCGCGGTGTGCGCAATATGCCGTGACGCACTGCGCGTCTCCGCGTGCGTCGCGATAAAGGACGAGATCGCGGCCGACTAAGCGCTTTTTTA
It contains:
- a CDS encoding phosphotransferase, giving the protein MRDILFPVGWEIALPEFFAERGQRVCAVSQLRQGSFGTLYRLAVENGRGVMDHYVMKHLGEYHDLERVIAPLTARELSPFAVPIVGVIHSERGYATLAPDRGLPVREKRPLSVDALTRIVDHLVAMHITLSDRAGLWHQQGILPTLTVADTRAWMETGYQACRAALRGERVDWEKEAAHIAWFCEQRESLQVERFTMTHGDAHLGNLFDQDGRLEWIDWAFAAYAPPQRDLAVLVQDLAEETLHDMLRERMVTGYARAGWDIDRQAFARAYAAAFFENTWMMIGFDLQARLDETTEAQRKTRALQKLSWIARAWAEMTR
- a CDS encoding alkaline phosphatase family protein; translation: MNIQKRWVGIGATIVLTLASLTPSMAKSAHKAPEQSAKPFQHVYVIMMENQGTAQIINNPQLPFINHLIQSYGYENNYYGVTHESLVNYIASITGNNWGSNSDDPTQIFDHTSLADQLIAHHDTWKGYMQSMPYPGYAGCWYPDNLPSTASPSQTPSNALYAAKHNPFFFIPSIRNTKQNLNLVPFHQLASDLATNHVPNFAWISPNVINDMHGQPPGPGATAPYSDPNKLYAAGDAFVKSTVNEIMDSKSFKTSKSVIYIVWDESEYPSGTPTAQETSVFTAPGPDSPILPAGQVDGFINWSGGAYGGGQVPLIMIDSAYPHHFVINTWADHYNLLRTIEKNFNLGYLGNASDQAQIKSFSLPNGSSN
- a CDS encoding aromatic ring-hydroxylating oxygenase subunit alpha, which gives rise to MKLQFDLAESSQKDSPLCNSAYIKQEHRLPSDDHVFPVAWYAVGFQNELKRKPLKKRLVGRDLVLYRDARGDAQCVTAYCAHRGADLSLGHCTAKGIVCAYHGWVFNEQGDCVDIPAHPNRPIPDFAKVTAYPVIERGGLIWVYPQAKREARPAPLPVFEELENPRFTLAPYEQTWSAHLTRVIESVLDVAHLAFVHKKTIGRTLKPEIADLQFDVSERDTITIVNGGGTLEYRFPQQWLLRPTQEGKNAFINYVTFTPIDTNQTAIYGYAGRTFARKIPMVNTVFSRYSQKILREDQAVVESQHPRPIPEALRMEAHVPADAPQVRFRNRWYAFLTSSEPKIILDGARGTPDDQAANTFP